ACTTTTGATCTCATCGAGGAGATCTCCGGCGAACGAGGGGCACGAGGCTCGATCATTTACCATCGCTGACCATTCACATTTACAATCCCGTTTTTAAAATTCAACGGTATCGTTGTTGGAAAACGAGCCTTAAAAACCACGGGCATTTCACCGATTTCTGTCTTCATTAAAATTGTAAATAATTGACAATAGCTGATGAGATTATATTTGTCAAAGTAAAAGATGATAATGTTTACTCGTACGGTTCAGTATTGTTAGTCCTCTCGTTAGACACAAATAGATAAATTATGGGGACATTATATTTTATCACAATGATCGTTTATATGAGAAAAATCAGATATTCAATAAGATATTTTATATTCAttgaaaattaatctcaaaaccTATTAGATCAACCACTCGTATAATTAAAGAGCACAGAGATTACACTTGAAGGTTAGTTAGCTAGTGTGAATTGCACTTAAAGCTGATGTCCTTAACTTAATGGAAAGGAGATGAAGGCTAACTCAAAAGGCATCTCACCATCATGTTGCTTCAGGactttcaatcatcaatcaatattATAAAAAGTCAGTACATTACTCTTATCTGTTTGATAAAGACCGCAAAGTTAACTTTTGTTACTAAACTGTGGCAATTGTCCATACAACATAGTTTTTTGTCAAAAGcaaacctcttcttttattttaaGAAGAAAAGGATTGCTATGTATAATAGAAAAACTCAGAAGAAAAAAGAATTTGCATTTTAAGCTCTCTGTTCCAGTGAGATCTTGCGACTTTCTGTGAGCATTCCACCACCGTGAACTTTTGGCCTCCAATCTCATCACCTTTACAGGTTGGTACAGTTCATCCACTTTCCCTGCTCTCCCTTCTTTTCTTAGGAGACATCCAATTGCCATTATGACATGTGGTCTCAAGAACCAAAGTGAAAACTTTTAAGTCTCAACGGAATCTCACTTTCTTCTTaacctttttttaaaataaatgttgcATAATTTGTGTTTGTTGCTAGTACAATGAGCTACTTGCATTCATTAATGAACTCATCATGTTTGAATTGACCGAAATATATATCTATCTATTTCTTGGACCGGAAGGTTTACTTAAATGCTCACATAGTAAACATGTCTTAGAAATTAAGCAACAGCAGATCACTTCTGACATTACATCTGAAATCTTGATGAACCCACCAAATAGCTCATGAAAAATCTCCGGGCCAACTTTGTAGTTAGTGGCCATCAATGTCCAGCATATGCACTTGCAAGTTTACCAATATAAGCATCAAAAACAGGACGTTATTACGAATCTGCAAGTTAGGATACTACATCGCATAAACTCATGCTCGCATTTTCTACTTGGGTCTGTCCCAAGTAGAGAGAAGCTAAGACTCAGCAAATTAGGATTACACATTTAGACAAGTGCAAAGAGCAACGGCTGGTTCATGGGGATCCACGGTTAGGGTGGAACGGTGGCGGAGGCGGCGTAGATCTGGGGATGTAAGGCATAAGCGGAGTTCCATGTTCGATTGGACCATGATCAATGATTGCTCTTGAACTTGGAGGTGGATCGTAGTGGGGATAATCAGCCTTGTTGATGCTTGTTAGATCCCTATCATTTCTTATATTGACAGTGTGGTATCTGTTGTCCTGTGAAAATAGGATGTTTATTAGTAACACATAAACAAGAGAAAAGAATCTCTGATGACAGTAGAGTACATGTATGGACCAAGGTACCTTGTCCAGTTCACATAAATAGAAAGGATGCTTCATCTTATTTAGTTCTATCACGGTTTCAAGTTTGAAAGATTCTATTCTTAATGGGCCCAAGAGGCAAGTCAACGAGGGGATGACTAACAATTTTTTAGGGAGGCCATGCACTGACATAATCACGAGCCAAGCCAAcaattttttctaataattacaaTCACCAAGTCTTATCCATAAAGCTCACCCTGCAAGTGAGTAATCTAACGATGGTGATACCCAATTCACTTACCTTGCGCTTCCTGTTACTGAAGATGATCACGGCACTTCTACCTTGCAGAGGGATAACTGTTACAGTGCTATCAGCCAATGCGGGACCTGAGATTCCACGACGACAATGTTCATCATCAGAAAACTATTTTGACCTTCTTAAGACGACAATGACAATGCAGTTCCATCAGTTGTTCATCGATTTTGAAGAACACTAAGCTACCTGCGCCGTTGAGAACCATAGTGTTGAAGGAAAGGAACGCAAATGAAGCCCCCGCGACCAAAATCAAAGCAAGAAGGCGCGAAGTCATCATCTTCCAACCAAATTCTTCCCCTCAAGCAACGTTTCTAATCTCTATGGCTCCACCAAGCACTGAGAAAAAACCTTAATTAGCCAAGGAGCCTATGGAGCTTGGGAGGTACAAATGGGGCAGGCAGGCAGGCAAGAAGGGTGccaaaatttcaaaaaacaaaaacaccGTCAGGAGCTGGCTCCCATGCTCCTCTCCATTACTACCCTGGCAGAGGCACGGAGAGCCCGTGGGGGATTAAATGCGAGAGCATGGGGAAGCGAGCTGGTTTTGGGCAGTGATGAAAGGCACGCACTCGGGAAAGACAGAAACAGAGCTTTGAGAGCACGTCGTGGTTTTATATTGCTGCACTGCAACAACTGAGCGAAGAAGCAGTAATGGCGCCATGGCGGTGGTGATGGGTGTCCAAATGGACCGGCCGTCAATGTCCCGGCCCAATGAATACTTTCCTTGGTTGTCAGGACTAGCTCAAGCCTAATTGAGACACTATGTGAAAAAAAAATtacgactttgatattattttaaaaaacaaactCTCATCATTTTTCGTTCGAGACTGACAAtaatgaattttttaataaacatatttatattcaaataataataaaaaatataagttcctattaatttatcaaaataaaattatttaaaattaaaagaataaaaatttgatttatattttaCAATTTCAATATAATGATACTCCAAAATTTAAGTctgtataaaaataataaatattcttttaaacaCATTGTTTATATATAATGATACAAAATTTGAGTCTTACatgtataaatataataaatattcttttagacatatttttaaagagaagattttttgGATCACTTTTTACGTTTCTGAGGATGTTCCTTTTGCATGCATTGATGGAAATGAATGACCCCCACTTATAATATAGGTGGGGATCATTCATCCCCACTAATACATGTAAAGAGAACATTCTCTGAACTGTAAAAACGATCCAGAGGATCTAACCTCATTTTTATAAACAAgaggaaaaaaataattatttaattagtatACAATGTGTTCTATAATAAAGAAGCTCTCAATGcatttcaaaattaaatctattttaaaaaaatgataacaaTTATTACTTTTCCTCTTCCCTTTCTTAAATCATCAACTTGTTCATTTTTTTTAGAATAATATTGCattctctataaaaggaaattctaTCATCAAATTTTTAcattctttaattttttatccCGCAATAATTAACAACGAATGACTTCTAGCAAAAAGAGCATAATGTGTTGATTGAGTAATCAATTCGATAAAAAAATTCTCATTATATAATACCAAATTTAATCATACACTAGAAAAATAACGAATTGTTGTGCTTAAGCTTTAAGTTAATAAAACAAAACaacttttttcttaaaaaaattcaaaagatgatattttttatcaaaaactaATGACTGTAATCTCACCCTTTGTCACTTCTTCAAATTGATTTCAAGTTAGAAAAGCACCAAAAGGAAATGGAGAAAAGTAACAAGAGAAATCCAATGGAAAAGTATGATTTCTGTAAATAAGAGAGATAAAAAAAAGATAGAATTTTGATAAATTCATtataacataataaaaattatgggaaatctaataagattatgcAACATGCAAATCCAAAGATATTTTTATGAAATCCAATGAGATCATATTACaaatcttttaataatttttgatatatatatatatatatataaaatgggcTCCAATTTTATTAGGGTCCTAGGTATAGATCTTAATAGCTTATGCGTAAAGTCGACCCTACGCCCCTGCCTGGTAGtacaatctaattaattttaagatAGATAATCTGATCCTAcattttactcataaaataaaatttaaaaaatatgtcagCTCTTGACATGATATCTCAACTTCACTATTAATTTAATCATCCTAAGGATATCTTGTGTGGAAATTAAACTCTAATTATATGAGAACACAAATTGAACTCTGATTATTTGAGAATATACTTCCTCTCTTATCACGACACCAATACTTGGAAGCCATCTTATTTATTTGCTCCCACAAATGGAGGGGGTCTTGTTTTATATATTAGGAGATTTTATATTGTTATTGAATCCTAAATGCATAGTCGACAACAGATAAATCGATCGAAATTGATAATTTATCTACTTTACAAATTGGAATaagattaataaaattatttttttattcgaTCTGATTTCTATTTCAATTAGTGTGTTTTTTTATGTACATGGAAAAACAAACAAATCTAACATGCATTAGCACGAACATCTGGACCGCAGAAAAATCCATTCCAACATGCGTGTGGCCCGAAAATGTACCAATAGTTTTGTTGATGTCGTTCGATTGGCCCGACAGGATAACTGATGGCATCCACCATGTGATGCCTTACACCTAGCGACACTACAAGCTACTGAATCTTTCTGTTGGGCCTTTGTCCGTTCTATTCGGCAGACAGGCGTGTAAATGAGATTCAACTTAGTCTTGAATTCATTGGCGTCAGGTAGGGCATACATCTTTCTTTAGTCATGCGTGATATGTGATTAATTTATGATGGATGTTGATCTTGTTTGAGCGCTGAGTTGATGGATGTTGGGGATGTGACATTTTCCGTTATCCTCTGATGATGGTGtagacctccggtgaacctgcaaagaagccgagtcgggaggggtttcccggcgacgaccctccgacgctcaagtcaggcagtgaagaagaagatgagcagAGTAACGCTACTGTGACTACAGTGATCAAAATCGCATGCCTTCGTCAaaatctgggggtccttatataggaccccgggggagcgcgtgcacacttctcgatgtgtgcacgcttccccaaacatacctcagtagagttgtgtcagaaaagtatgtctgacgttattccgcaatcgtccgagcatatccctgacatgACGGTGCAGGGGCGTAGCCAGAATTTAAATTAAGGTGGGGCTAATCGTTGACGATAAttgatataataaattaattaatttaaaaatataaaaaaaataaaaaaagtatatGAATATTAATTTTCCTAAAATATGGAATAtaagtatttaatatttaatacgtttaaaagcatgagaaaaatactattaaaattgtgctattctttttaaaataaaactcattattatatcattattaatttttttttaactaactccagttttatatatatatataatctattaaaAAGAGAATAGATTAAAAATATATTCTATAAAACTACATTTAGAAAAtatagaatttaaataattcaaacAATTGACTTTCAATCAAGCTAAAAGTACACAAATCAAGAACCTTAATAGTTGAAGTATCAAGAATTGTGAGCAAACGGGACAAATTGAGCAATTGACTATCATTGAATAAGATTTTCTAGAGcatgaaaaaattatatttacAAACCTAGGCTTATGTTGCACATTACTTGGCAAGGCAGCGACCTCCTCCCGTGTGGCCACTAATGAAGCAGTTGCTCGTCACCTGATGAGCCAGTGTTTGCCTCACATGTGGTCGCATCATGGGCGATTGCACACAAAACGGTTGTTGGTCACTTGGCGAGGTAGCGTTGACTCATGAGTGATCATCGATCGTTGCCTTGTAGACCACCACTCAAGCGGCTGATGCTCGTTGGCTCTTTCTCAACGATAGAATTTTACTTTgttaaataagaaataaaaaattaaattactttTGAATAGTGAATTTCTCGTTTGCTACGGAGAGTAAAGGAAATTGTACTGCGAGTATGTTTAGggtaaaaaaaagttaaaattaatatatttattaacttataaatatatttataatgatttttataaattgatcattctaatttgatatttaaaattttatttttaaatttgatattttaaaattggTCCATGCATGGAAATGATCCATTAATGAGTTTTTATGGGGCTAAGgcctaaaaaaatcaaaattattaattatgtttGTAAAAAACGAGGTGGGGCTGGAGCCCACCCTAGCCCAAGGGTGGCTCCGTCcctgtgacggtggaaacttccaccgtacgatactctgtccgcttcGACcgtcgaccatgctgtttgttggcggtaggtgtctcgaggatgatgttaccagctATCCCTTTTGTCCCTTTACGCCTTTTGCCTGTTCTCGGGCCGAGCGGACcggccgctcggcgctcatggcctccgggaatgcgcatacctcggaccgggcggggaagccctgcttATGTCCTCGGATGTGATTGTACCTTATTGTCTTGTGGCTCGGCCGAGTGGCCTTTCCGCTCGGCccagagactcttttaccttgagcatcggaaactcgacccctggtcgggctgtctttcgtccggcctgGGAGACTCCTGGCCGGATGTTCGGTCGGCCCGTCAGTCCGCTTGGCACGATCTTGGGGtcgaccctcttgaccattgacctctaAGTGTCATTGACCTCTCGTCAACGAGGGTCCCCATCCTTATCACCGGATTAGATgtatatatttgaaaaaaaaatatactctCACCCCTTAAGTCAATTATAAACCGATTTATGATTTATTTCCGTAATTTGAAAATAGATGGTGAGTAGTGTGAACATATCATCTTTTACTAAATAGATGGAGTCACGCCGGGCAAAACACGACAAGGAAAAGTAGATCCGTAGtgtattttcttttttaatattaacagtttttatttaatttcaatagTTACAGAGTATATAATTTCTAATCTTTACATCTAAATGATCTGTTTGGGAGGAGATGAAGGAAGGGAAAGAAAGGGAAAATAAGGGGAAGGAAAACTTTGAACCTCATTTAGGAAAGAGTGAGGAAAGAGAAGGAAAGGTAAGGAAGGATAAACTTTAACTTTCGTTACCTATGGAAAGAGATTTTCTTACACCccgaattggggtgtaaggaaggggaagggaaaacaaaatattttttattccaattctatccctgttcttaatagtttaagaaatatttcaatttctaattttactatgTCGCCGGAGTTCAATTTTCTCGCCTTCTTCACGGCTCGCTTGCTATCAGATTATTAGAAGAGGGGATTCGACACATCTTTTAACTGAATTGAAGGAATAAACTATTTTTGTCGTCAAAATTTAAAAGGAAatctactattttttaatttttccatcaaaatttaataagtttttaaagaatagaaATTCTCGTTATCAgctttatctttcaaatttttttatttaagatttctaaaattattattttcattatttctcatATAATTACTTGATTATCGGTAATTCCTTGTTTTATTATGAAtagtataaaaaataattttttattaaaaaaataattttttattaaaaaaataattttttattaaaaaaatagctaatttaaatgataatataaaaaattaattttattattaaaaatatctaatttatatttataaaataaatattaatattatgaaaattttctaatttaaaaaataaggatatttttataactttatctatttaaccttcattcccctttctttcctcccaaacaaagtaacacatgttacgttaatgaaccttctATCCCTCCCAAATAAGgagaagttaaatactttacttcccctcacttccccttccttcccctcccttccccttccgtTAATAAATCTTTCCTCActccatccaaacagagggtaaattgctttttaaaactttatcaacggctttttatttttttttggtggGTTAATAACTTTAAACCCCTTGTATTTTATAGCATGTTGTATTTTGCCTccttttatttgaaaaattacaCTTAACCCTCCATTGACATaagtaaaaaagagaaaaaaaagataAATGACCAAAATAATCCTAACCTAAATTAgccttttaaaagaaaaataaaaataaaaataatatcgtAAAATCGTTGAAAGCTTAATTTTAACCCAACCTGATTTATATATAGGCCCAAAACTTCACTTGTTCCTAGAAAAAATATCCTTATAAAATTTTCACATGCATCAGCATAAATAACAGAAAAATAATAACTCTGAAAGGGATAATTAGTTAAAAACTCATTCCCCCAAGTAATTTtaaattgatgaatcaaaattaaataaagatagaataaaatttatcattaaaaatcaaaataaagaccctttaataatttataaaaaaaatcacccTTTTAACCTAAATCATCCTTTCTTCtaaaaatttgatttaggttaagtttattttagtcatttatcttttttttcttacttatgtcaaaggaaaattaaatataattttttaaatagaagGGAACAAAATCCAATCTACTCTACTATaaaatacaaggaaagttattAATCCTTTTTTTGATTCGCACTAATTTTATCAACGTCTTTCGTTTCCACACGACTTGCAGCAAATCATATGCACCCATATGACTTAAAAAGTCAACGCTTATATTCGGATCTGGAAAAAATGgccaattaaaatattaattaaggtTCAAAAATGAGATAATGAAGTACGCAGCACGAGACTCTAGACAATCTACCG
The genomic region above belongs to Zingiber officinale cultivar Zhangliang chromosome 11A, Zo_v1.1, whole genome shotgun sequence and contains:
- the LOC122032562 gene encoding uncharacterized protein LOC122032562; this encodes MMTSRLLALILVAGASFAFLSFNTMVLNGAGPALADSTVTVIPLQGRSAVIIFSNRKRKDNRYHTVNIRNDRDLTSINKADYPHYDPPPSSRAIIDHGPIEHGTPLMPYIPRSTPPPPPFHPNRGSP